The following coding sequences lie in one Cygnus olor isolate bCygOlo1 chromosome 8, bCygOlo1.pri.v2, whole genome shotgun sequence genomic window:
- the RGS2 gene encoding regulator of G-protein signaling 2 yields MQSAMLLALRPGGRHSERGGRRRGELEEAEKGRMKRTIIKDWKKRLSYFLQNSSTSTNMKANKGGKHHAYFRPSPEEARLWAEAFDELLANKYGLAAFRAFLKSEFCEENIEFWLACEDFKKTKSPQKLTSKAKKIYNDFIEKEAPKEINIDFQTKNIIAQNIQEATHTCFSAAQKRVYSLMENNSYPRFLESEFYQELCKKTPITSTAQGT; encoded by the exons ATGCAGAGCGCGATGCTGCTGGCGCTGCGGCCCGGCGGGCGGCACtcggagcggggcgggcggcgccgcggggagctggaggaggcggAGAAGGGCCGCATGAAGAGGACGAT CATTAAGGACTGGAAGAAGAGGCTGAGCTACTTTCTGCAGAACTCTTCCACTTCCACCAACATGAAAGCCAATAAGGGGGGGAAGCACCACGCCTACTTCAG GCCTTCCCCTGAAGAAGCTCGGCTGTGGGCAGAAGCCTTTGATGAACTCCTTGCTAATAAAT ATGGTCTTGCTGCTTTCCGAGCCTTTCTGAAGTCTGAGTTCTGCGAAGAGAACATTGAGTTCTGGCTGGCCTGCGAGGACTTCAAGAAAACCAAGTCACCCCAGAAGCTCACGTCAAAAGCAAAGAAGATCTACAATGATTTCATTGAGAAGGAGGCTCCCAAAGAG ataAACATAGACTTCCAAACCAAGAACATAATCGCGCAGAACATCCAAGAAGCTACGCATACTTGCTTTAGCGCAGCACAGAAGAGGGTTTACAGCTTAATGGAGAACAACTCGTACCCCCGGTTTTTGGAATCTGAGTTCTACCAGGAGTTGTGCAAGAAGACACCTATCACCAGCACGGCCCAAGGGACATGA